The DNA segment CCTTTGCCGGCAGGAACAGAATTGCCTTCCAAATCTACAACATCCGCGTCAATTCCCGGAAGAGCCCGTGTTACGGAACCAGGTTTAAGAACTGATACAGGCATAGGGCTGATCATAATCATACCCGTCTCGGTCTGCCACCATGTATCAAGAACCGGACACTGACTTTTCCCAATATTTTCGTAGAACCAAATCCATGCTTCAGGATTGAAAGGCTCACCAACCGCCCCGAGAATGCGCAGGGTGGAAAGGTCGTGCTGGTCCGGGTAACGATGCCCGAATCTCATTAAAGTACGAATCTGAGTAGGAGACGTGTAGAAAATCGAAACACCGTACTTAGAAATAATATTCCAAAGCCTGTCGGCCTGTGGATAAAGAGCATGCCCTTCATACATTACAGTGGTAGTGCCCGCTAAAAGCGGCCCGTAAACCAGATAACTATGACCGGTTATCCAGCCCGGATCAGCTGAACACCAAAAAATATCTGTCGGCTTAAGGTCAAAGACCCATTTGAAAGTTCTATGCACACCAACCATGTAGCCACCGTGAGAATGAATGATTCCCTTTGGCTTACCCGCTGTCCCTGAGGTATGCAAAATAAAGAGCGGATCATTGGAGTCCATTATTTCAGAGGAGGCATGAGCCCGCTCGTGGCGGACAATATCTTCATACCAATAATCTCTGGCTGAATCCATCTCCACTTCAACGTTCGCCCTATGAACAACCACCACTGACTCAAGCTTTTCTGCCGGACTATCAAGAAGTGCGTGATCAACGGCTTCTTTCAGCCTGATAACCTGTCCGTTACGGTAAAAACCATCAACAGTGACCACAACGCGTGGCTGAATTTCTCTGATCCGCTCACGAAGATGTTTTGCGGAAAAACCGGAAAAAACAAGTGAATGCACCGCTCCGATTCTAGCACAGGCAAGCATTGAAATAACTGTTTCAGGGAGCTGAGGCATATAGAGAACAACTCGGTCCCCTTTAGTTACGCCAAGAGCGCGCAAGCCGTTGGCGAATCTGTTTACCGCGCGGTAGAGTTCATAATATGTAAACTGGCGGGAATCGCCCGGCTCACCTTCCCATATAAGGGCAAGGCGGTTTTTATTAACTGTCTCGATATGACGATCGAGCGCATTGTAAACAATGTTACATCTAGCCCCCGTGAACCATTTGTAATCAGGAGCTTTTGAGTCGTCGAGCACCTGATCCCATTTGGTGAACCAGTCCAGTTCTTCGGCGGCTTCTTCCCAATAGGCACAGAGGTCAGAATCCGCACGATCACGAGCAGCCCGTAAATCCTGTGGATTTATACCGGCCTCGATTATCATCTGCGGCAAGGGTCTAAAAACCCGCTCTTCGTGCAGGAGACTATCCAGAACTTCAGGATG comes from the Maridesulfovibrio ferrireducens genome and includes:
- the acs gene encoding acetate--CoA ligase, with amino-acid sequence MSHPEVLDSLLHEERVFRPLPQMIIEAGINPQDLRAARDRADSDLCAYWEEAAEELDWFTKWDQVLDDSKAPDYKWFTGARCNIVYNALDRHIETVNKNRLALIWEGEPGDSRQFTYYELYRAVNRFANGLRALGVTKGDRVVLYMPQLPETVISMLACARIGAVHSLVFSGFSAKHLRERIREIQPRVVVTVDGFYRNGQVIRLKEAVDHALLDSPAEKLESVVVVHRANVEVEMDSARDYWYEDIVRHERAHASSEIMDSNDPLFILHTSGTAGKPKGIIHSHGGYMVGVHRTFKWVFDLKPTDIFWCSADPGWITGHSYLVYGPLLAGTTTVMYEGHALYPQADRLWNIISKYGVSIFYTSPTQIRTLMRFGHRYPDQHDLSTLRILGAVGEPFNPEAWIWFYENIGKSQCPVLDTWWQTETGMIMISPMPVSVLKPGSVTRALPGIDADVVDLEGNSVPAGKGGFLVIKKPWPAMFSAVLNDDRALVDHYWGIIPGMFYAGDVARKDEDGYFWIQGRADDVLNISGHRVGSAEVESALTSHPDVAEAVVIGVPDKIKGEVAKAFVTLIYDAMESDELHKELVDHIHRELGPIVVIKSIEFCDELPKTSSGKIKRLTLKEREDS